A region of the Pantoea alfalfae genome:
CGCGCAGATCCAGCAGGGCTTTGGCTTCTCGATTATGCCGCCGCCGATTCTGGGACTGGGTCAGGGCTCTGGCTATTCGCTCTATGTGCAGGACCGTGCCGGTCTGGGCTATGGCGCGTTGCAAACGGCAATTAATACGCTGTCGGGCAGCATCATGCAGACGCCAGGGATGCACTTCCCTATCTCCTCCTATCAGGCCAATGTTCCACAGCTTGATGTGCAGGTTGACCGGGATAAAGCCAAAGCTCAGGGCGTGTCGCTGACCGCACTGTTCAGCACGCTGCAGACCTATCTCGGCTCGTCATACGTGAATGACTTTAACCGCTTTGGGCGCACCTGGCGCGTCATGGCGCAGGCGGATGGGGAGTTCCGCGACAGCGTCGAAGATATTGCGAACCTGCGTACCCGCAACGACCGCGGTGAGATGGTGCCGATTGGCAGCATGGTTAACATCACCACCACCTACGGCCCCGATCCGGTGATCCGCTATAACGGCTATCCTGCGGCGGATTTAATTGGCGATGCCGATCCACGCGTGCTCTCTTCGGCGCAGGCGATGAGTCAGCTGGAAGCGATGTCCGGCCAGCTGTTGCCGAACGGCATGAACATCGAGTGGACCGACCTGAGTTATCAGCAGTCAACCCAGGGTAATACCGCGCTGATTGTCTTCCCGATGGCCGTCCTGCTGGCGTTCCTGGTGCTGGCGGCGCTGTATGAGAGCTGGACGCTGCCGCTGGCAGTGATCCTGATTGTGCCGATGACGATGCTCTCTGCGCTGTTTGGCGTCTGGCTGACCGGCGGTGACAACAACGTCTTCGTGCAGGTCGGACTGGTGGTGCTGATGGGCCTCGCCTGTAAGAACGCGATTCTTATCGTGGAGTTTGCGCGTGAGCTGGAGATTCAGGGCAAAGGGATTATCGAAGCGGCGCTGGAAGCGTGTCGCCTGCGTCTGCGTCCGATTGTGATGACCTCAATCGCCTTTATCGCCGGTACGATCCCGCTGATTCTGGGTGAAGGTGCGGGTGCAGAAGTGCGCGGCGTGACCGGGATTACCGTCTTCTCTGGCATGCTCGGCGTGACACTCTTCGGTCTGTTCCTGACGCCGGTGTTCTACGTCGCCCTGCGCAAGCTGGTGACGCGCCGGTCAGGTGATGCCGAAACCGTGACGGCGTAAACACTCAACATTAAAAGGGGCGATCGGATGATCGCCCCTTTTTTTGTCTGTGACTGGCAACATGTTGATTAGCGCCGCTTCAATCTTTCATTCAGCGTTTCAATGATAAACGCATTCAGCGAGGTTTCATTTTGCGCGGCAGCCTGAGACAGGCGCTCTCCCATCGATTCAGGATAGCGCAGCGTAAAGGTCTTAATTTTTTCCTGCTCAGCATAGGGATTAATGCCGGAGGCTGCACAATCTTCCAGGTATTCGCGCAGCGAAATCTCGCCCTCTTTGTACAGCCCCTGTACGCTGTCAGAGACAAAATCACAGTAGCCTGACAGGCCAGTAAAACGCCCACGGAACATGTGGAGTTCAGGAACATAGGTGATCACGGCGGGTTGCCCGGCGACGGTGATTGATGAATTTGAACGATTATTCATAAGGATCGACTCCAATACTTTCCAGCCATTCACGCAGATTAATAACAGCCCCTCTGTCGGTGTCTGGCGAAGGATGCGGCCGGTGAAAACGCGCTATTCTTCCTCTGAGAAGAAAACGCACCCGTGAACCACTGCCTTCTTTAATCTCACCACCCAGAGCCCTGATTAATGACTCAACTGCCTGCCATTTCAGTCCGGACGGCGGCGGCATTTGAAAAACCTGCTCCAACGTTTCACGCTGTTTTTTCCGTAAGTCCCTGACAACGGTGTTCATCCTGACCTTCGCGACTTCATCCAGTGAAGTCATTTTATTACGATACGGTAAGAGGTCAAGATGGAATTTACGGAGAGAGGGCCTGTGTTGCAGGTTTGGGAAAGAAGTGGCTCAGAAATGGACGTTCAGCAGGCATAAAAAAAGCCGCTAATCAGCGGCCTTTTTTGCAGAGTTCTTCACTCTCTTCGGGTTCAGGTTCCGGCACGGCGGTGCAGTTGCTGGTATCGCGTTTCTTCAGTTCGTTCAGTGCGTCTGCCACGGTGCGTTTTGCCAGCACATCCAGCGACGCCTGCTCGGCTTCATCGGCTATCGACTTAAAGTACCAGCAGAGGTTGGCACTGACCAGACAGCGCGGCGCGACGTCAGGGCGCGCAGCCCAGATTTTTTTGTCTTCAATCACTGAGACATAGATATCCCGCAGGGTGATTTCCGCCGCAGGACGGCCCAGATGAATCGAACCGGTTCGGCCCAGCGTAGAGACGATAATGCCGTCACGGGTCAGCGGGACCATTAATTTTCGAATGAAACTGGGATTCGCTTCAAGCCCGTAGGCCAGAATCGCGCTGGTAGAGCGTTTACCCATTTGCTCCGCCATCGCTACGCTCAGAACCATTTGCAAAGCTGTCGGGAAGCGGTAATCAAGCATTTCTTTATCCTGAGTTGCGGTGCATCTTATTGTTTTATTGCCGCATAAGTGAACAATCAATGAGCAATAAATATAACAAACACTGTTGCTTTTTTGAAGCAAGCCCACGGTGACAAGGCACGTATTCACCAAAGGCTGAGGCCTGATAGCACAAGGTGCTTACCCTGTTCTTTGTCCTTATTCTGCTGAACACGGAGAACAGTGCGATCATGCGGTGGTGACAGACGCCGCCGTTAATCGCTGCTTTAGCGCCATAACCAGCACCACGTTAAAGATTGCTAAAGCGCAAAGCAACCACAGCGTCGCCGATGCACCCATCTTTTCAAACACATATCCACCCATCAGCGGTGTCAGTGCCTGTCCCATTAATGCCGGGCGGGCCATTTTACCCACTACAATCGCGTAAGACTCTGGTTTGACCATCGCCAGCGGTAAAGTTCCGCGCACGATGGCGCGTAAGCCATTTCCTGCGCCATACAGCACCATGCTCAGCAGCGCCATCTGCGGAAAAAGTGCCAGTAATAGCAGGCCCAGCGCCACCAGCCCGACAGAAAAAAAGGTAGTGCGGATCGGATGACTGCGTTTAAAGGCGATATCGACGAGTCGGGATCCCACCTGGCACGGGCCAAGTACGGCGCTGATCGCCAGCGCCGACGTCAGCGTATGGCCACTCGCCTGCAACAGCGCGATAAGCTGCACAGAAATCGCCGTCATGATCACAGACGCGAGAGTAAAAATGGCGCACAGCAGCCAGAACAGCGCAGGTTCAATCTCCGGCATGGCAGACTGTTTAACCGCCCTTTTTGCAGGCGGCTTAGCATGGCTCGCCGGTAAGGCAAACAGATAGGCAGGCAGCACGCAGATCACCATCATTGCCGCAATAATCAGTGACGCATCCCGCCAGCCAAATCCATGAATCAGTAACGCTGTGCCGGGCCAGACGAGCGTGGTACAGAAGCCTGAAATCAGCGTAATACCGGTGATCGCTGAACGTGCCTGACCGCCATAGCAGGTGCCGAGTGTGGCAAACAGGGCATCATAAAGGCCCATCGCCATACCGATGCCGATGATCACCCAGGCAAACAGAAACAGCGGCAGCGAGTCGCTGACCGCCACTATCACCAGCCCCACCGCCATTACCAGACCGCTTAACGCCAGTAACAGACGACCGCCGGTACGGGCGATAATCCTGCCAGCCAGCGGTGACAGCAGGCCTGACACCAGTATTCCCGTCGAGAGCGCGCCGTAGATCCACTGCTGTGACCAGCCTGTCTCAGCCGCAATCGGATTCGCCATCACCGCCATCAGGTAGAATGACCCGCCCCATGACAGGATCTGCACCAGGCCCAGGGTGAAAATGGCGGCGATACCGGGTTTGTTGTTCTGATTCACAGGCAATCTCTTGGTTAGCAGGCGAACCGTTTTTATAACATGTTCCGCGATAAGCCAAAATGCGTGATGCCCTTTTGACTGGATAGCTACGCAGGCCGCACGGTTTTAAGTAAAATACTTTTAGTATGTTGTAACTATATGGTGCTTGCATCCTCGCCAGGCTTCTGCCACATTGTGAACGTTGTAACTATGGAGGCACGACATGACGCGCTACGACTTAGTGGCTGATATGCATCAGTGTATAAACGACCTGGAACTGGCGCTGGGCGAGTTGCGTCAGCAGATTGAGGCGCAGCCTTTGCTGATCGCCCGCATCTTCAGCCTGCCGCCGGTGGTGAAAGGCCGTGAACATGAAGCGATAACTCAGATTGCCGTTGAACAGCATCTCGGTGAGAGCGCGTTGAAGATGGCACTTGATCATTATTGCCGCCTGTTTATGCAGCATCAGTCCGAACAGCTCAGCACCAAGGCTGCCGTTCGCTTACCCGGCGCGCTCTGTATTGAATGCGATGCGCAGCGGGAAGCGGAGATCGGCTCGCTGGTCGACCTCATCAACCAGTTGAAAGCCCGGCTGGAGCAACTGATCACGGTAGACTCGGGCCTGCCGAGCGAAGCGCGTTTTGAGTTCGTCCACCAGCACCTGCGCGGCCTGATTACCCTGAATGCCTATCGCACGATCACCCTGCTCAGCGCCCCTGACAGCCTGCGTTTCGGCTGGGCCAACAAGCACATTATCAAGAATCTTAAGCGCGAAGAGGTGATCGCCCAGCTGGAAAAAAGCCTGAAGTCGGGACGCGCGAAGGCACCCTGGTCACGCGAACAGTGGGCGGAAAAAGTGCAGGAGGAGCTGGCAAGCGTGCGTGCCCTGCCCGCCTCGGCACGGCTGAAAATCAAGCGCCCGGTGAAAGTCCAGCCAGTGGCACGCGTCTGGCGCGCGGATGAACAAAAACAGACCCAGCTGGCCTGCCCTTCACCGATCCTGGTGATCTGTCGCGATCGCAGTCAGGTTCCGGTACTGGGCGAGCTGCTTAATTACGACGCCGATAACATTACGCATCGTCATAAGCCCGCCGCTGAACCGCTTAATCTGCTGATACCCCGACTGCATCTGTGGGTCGATTGCCCGATATAAAAAAAAGGCCAGCATTCGCTGGCCTCTTCTTCATCGCTGACCTTACGACTTCATGCTGCCGACCATCTCTTCCGGACGAACCCAGGCATCAAACTCTTCTTCGGTCAGATACCCCAGCTTCAGCGCCGAACCCTTCAGCGTCAGCCCCTCTTTGTGCGCCTTCTTGGCAATTTCAGCCGCTTTGTCATAGCCGATGTGGGTGTTCAGCGCGGTCACCAGCATCAGTGATTCGTTGAGCAGTTGATCGATGCGCTCACGCACCGGCTCAATGCCGACGGCACAGTGATGGTTAAAGCTGTCCATGCCATCCGCCAGCAGGCGAATCGATTGCAGGAAGTTATGGATCACCATCGGACGGAAGACGTTAAGCTCAAAGTTACCCGACGCGCCGCCCATGTTGATCGCCACGTCGTTTCCCATCACCTGACAGCAAAGCATGGTCATCGCTTCACACTGCGTTGGGTTAACTTTGCCCGGCATGATTGAGCTGCCAGGTTCGTTTTCCGGAATGGCGATTTCGCCAATGCCGCAGCGCGGGCCGGAAGAGAGCCAGCGTACGTCATTGGCAATTTTCATCAGCGAGGCGGCAAGCCCTTTTAGCGCGCCATGCGCATGCACCAGCGCATCACAGGTTGCCAGTGCCTCAAACTTGTTGGGTGCGGTGACAAATGTCTGCTGCGTCAGATCGGCCAGCGCCTTCGCCACGCGCACTGCATACTCCGGATGGGTGTTCAGACCGGTGCCTACGGCGGTTCCGCCCAGCGCCAGCTCCGCCACGTGCGGAATGCTCTGTTCGATATGCTTCAGGTTGTGCTCCAGCATCGCTACCCATCCGGAAATCTCCTGGCCCAGCGTCAGCGGCGTCGCATCCTGCAGGTGAGTACGACCAATCTTAACGATGTCTTTAAAGGCGTCAGACTTCTGGCTCAGCGTCTTTTTCAGTACCTGAATCTGAGGTATTAACTGTTCGCGCAGGGCGATCACGGCGGCAACATGCATCGCCGTCGGGAAGACGTCGTTGGAGCTCTGGCTCTTGTTCACATCGTCGTTAGGATGGACCAGGCGCGACATCCCGCGCTCCCCGCCGAGGATTTCACTCGCGCGGTTTGCCAGCACCTCATTCATGTTCATATTGGTCTGGGTGCCGGAACCGGTCTGCCAGATCGCCAGCGGGAACTCGTCCGCATGCTTATCCGCCAGCACTTCATCCGCCGCGCTGACAATCGCATCCGCGCGGTCAGCAGGCAGTAGCCCCAGATCGCGGTTTACGCTGGCCGCGGCGCGCTTGGTCAGTGCCAGCGCATGCACCAGCGCGGTCGGCATTTTTTCGGTTGAGATACGGAAGTGTTCCAGTGAGCGCTGCGTCTGCGCGCCCCACAGTTTGTCTGCCGGTACATCGATGGGGCCCATTGAATCTTTCTCAATGCGATTGGCTGCCATGAATACGTCTCCTTCACCTGTTTTTTAAAAGAATGATCGCCCGTTCTGTCATCGCAATCGATAACCCGGCGGTCAGGATACTGATATACAATAATTTAACATTATCAGAGCTTAGCGTCCTTTTGCGCTGGATATGTATTTTTACCGGTAGTTTCTGCTTTAATAGCCGCAATAATTTCCCGTGATAAAGGGTTACACAATGCAAAAAATGAATAACTCGCTGCAAAATTACGCATGGGGCAGCAAAACAGCGTTGACTGAGCTGTATGGGATTGCCAATCCCGAGGGCCTGCCGATGGCAGAGCTGTGGATGGGCGCACATCCGAAAAGTCCCTCTATCGTGATGGATCAGGGCAGCGAGCGTTCGTTACGTGACGTGATTGATGCGGCGCCCGCCGCGATGCTGGGCGACGCGGTGGCACAGCGCTTTGGTGAATTGCCGTTTCTGTTTAAAGTGCTGTGTGCCGATCAGCCGCTGTCGATTCAGGTCCATCCCAGCAAACGTGCAGCCGAAGTGGGCTTTGCCCGTGAGAATGCGGCGGGGATTCCCCTGACGGCCGCCGAGCGCAACTATAAAGATGCAAACCACAAGCCGGAGCTGGTCTATGCGCTGACGCCGTTTCAGGCAATGAATGGCTTTCGCACGCTGACGCAGATGGCCTCACTGCTCGAGCCGGTTGCAGGTGCACATCCTCAGATTGCCCATTTTCTGCAACATCCCGATCGGGAGACGCTTGCTGCGCTGTTCTCGACCCTGCTGTCACTGGAGGGTGAGGCGAAATCGCTGGCGCTGGGCGTGCTGAAATCCGCACTTGATGCGCAGCAGGGCGAGCCGTGGGAAACCATCCGCATGATTGCGGCTGAATATCCTGACGACAGCGGCCTGTTTTCACCGCTGCTGCTGAATGTCATCACCCTGCAGCCCGGCGAGGCAATGTTCCTCTACGCTGAAACCCCGCACGCGTATCTGAAAGGCGTAGCGCTGGAGGTGATGGCCAACTCTGATAACGTATTACGAGCCGGTTTAACCCCGAAATATATCGATATCGACGAGCTGATGGCCAACCTGAAGTTTGAGGAGAAGCCTGCGAGCTCGCTGCTGACGGAGCCAGAGCAACAGGGCAACATGCTGCGCTTCCCGATTCCGGTGGAAGATTTTGCCTTTGCCATCCATAGCCTGAATGCAGAACCGCAATCGCTGGCGCAGCAGAGCGCTGCCCTGCTGTTCTGCATCGAAGGCCAGGCGGTCATCGCCAAAGGCGATCAGCAACTGACGCTAAAACCGGGTGAATCCTGCTTCATTGCCGCCAGCGAATCGCCAGTAACGGTCGCCGGTACGGGCCGACTGGCGCGGGTATTTAACGACTTAGGGCAGCGCGGCTGACGGAATCTCTGTTAACTGCTATTATTTCAACCTATTAGCTTTTAAACGCCTGCGGGCGTTTTTCTTCGGTCGCTGGGGTAAACCTGCGGCATAAGCGGACTCAAGGATAAGGACGAATCAGCAATGAAAAAGACCAATGTTGCCGTAGGTGTCATCATCGCACTGGGCGTAGTCTGGACTGGCGCGGCGTGGTTCACCGGCAAGCAAATTGAAAGCCACAGGGATGAGCTGGTGCAGAACGCCAATGCACAGCTGAACGCTTATGCCCCTAACAGTCGACTGAAGATCAGCTATCAGGACTATCAGCGCGGCGTGTTCAGCAGCAAGGTGAATCTGGTGGTTCAGGCCAATTCGCAGACGGAAGATAATCCGCTGCTTAAGCCGGGTCAGAGCATCATCCTGAATGAAACCATCGATCATGGCCCTTTCCCGTTTGCGCAGCTCAGGCATTTCAATCTGATCCCGAGCATGGCATCTGTTCATACCGAGCTGGCTAACACCGATGCGGTGAAGAAGCTGTTTGAGCTGACCGGCAATAAATCGCTGATTAACGCAGACACCCGCATCGGCTACAGCGGTGCTACCGATACCGCACTGCGTGTCCTGCCGGTTGATTATCAGAATGCGCAAACCGGTGAACGTTTTGCCACCAATGGTGGCACTTTCAACATCAGCGCCGATAATAAAGGCGATAAAGTGTCGCTGGACAGCGATGTGGATAGCCTCGCGCTGACCAGTAAAAATGAGATGGGCCAGCCGGTACTGTTCACTGTCAATGGTCTGAAGCTGAGCGGTAACACGCACCTCAGCCCCGAAGGCGTACGCATCGGCGATCAGTCGGTCGGTATTGAGAAGGTAAATGCCAGCATCAATGGTCAGGACGCCCTGACGCTGCACAAAATGAAAGGCACCTCCTCTTTCGACAACAGCGCCGGTAAAATTGGCGGCGATATCGACTACAAGGTTGAAAGCGTTCAGCTGCAGAAGCAGGACTTTGGTCAGGCAGCGCTGAAAATGAAGCTGTCACAGTTTGATGCGCAGGCGGTCAAAGCGTTCTCCGATCGTTATAACCAACAGATGCAGGAACTGCTGACCCAGCCTGGCGTTGCAGAAGATCCTATCCGCTATCAGGCAGGCGTACATCAGATTCTGATGGCCAATCTGCCGATGCTGCTGAAAGGCTCGCCATCCATCAGCATCGCTCCGCTGAGCTGGAAGAATGACAAAGGTGAAAGCACCTTTAATCTGACGGCCAGCTTCAATGACCCTTCTGCTGTTACCGGTGAAGCCCAGACTCTGAGCGCTATGGTTGATCGGGTACTGAAAAGTCTGGACAGCAAGCTGGTCATCAATATGCCGATGGCAACCGAAACCATGCATAAAGTGGGTCTGGCTGAAGGTTATCAGGCCGACGACGCGCAGAAGCTGGCGGATCAGCAGGTTAAAGGTCTGGCGGCGATGGGTCAGATGTTCCGCCTGACTCAACAGCAGGATAACAACATCGTGACCAGCCTGCAGTACACCAACGGTCAGGTGAACATGAACGGCGACAAGATGACGCTGGAACAGTTTCTGTCCCGTTATATGCTGGGTATGCCGACCAGCGAAGGCATGCCGCAGTAAGCGCTGTCTTCCACCAAAGGCGACCTCCGGGTCGCTTTTTTTATGCCTGACCGCTGCGGAAGTGAGTTTGCCCGCCAGTTATGGGTAATTAAGCAGCATCCGGCGCGGCTGTTGCGCAAATAGCTGGCGCTGTTGCGCAAGATATTTTTATAATGCTCTGCACTTCACCGACAACTCAGCGAGTGCGCCATGATCGATTCTAAAATTCCTCTGACTGATATTCACCGCCACCTTGATGGCAACATTCGTGCACAAACCATTCTTGATTTAGGCCGCCAGTTTAATCTCGCCCTGCCCGCATCAACCCTGGAGACGCTGCGTCCGCATGTGCAGGTTGGCCAGAATGAACCTGATCTGGTGAGCTTCCTGCAGAAACTCGACTGGGGCGTGAAAGTGCTGGGCGATCTGGATGCCTGCCGCCGCATTGCGCAGGAAAATGTCGAAGATGCCGCGCGCGCGGGCATTCATTATGCTGAACTGCGTTTTTCGCCCGGTTATATGGCGATGACCCACAATCTGCCAATTGCCGGTGTGGTGGAAGCGGTCATTGACGGCGTGCGCGCAGGCCGTCAGCAGCACGATATCGACGTGCGTCTGATTGGGATTATGAGCCGGACCTTTGGCGAAGATGCCTGCCTCAGCGAGCTGGAAGGTCTGCTTGCCCACCGCGATCATATCACTGCGGTCGATCTTGCGGGTGATGAGCTGGGCTTCCCGGGCAGCGAGTTCCTGAGTCACTTTACCCAGGCGCGCGATGCCGGTTTCCGCGTTACCGTGCATGCGGGCGAAGCGGCTGGTCCGGAGAGCATCTGGCAGGCGATTCGTGAGCTGGGCGCAGAACGTATCGGTCACGGCGTGAAAGCGATTGAAGATCGCGCGCTGATGGATTTCCTGGCGGAGCACCATATTGGTATTGAGTCCTGCCTGACCTCCAACATCCAGACCAGCACCGTGCCTTCACTGGCGCAGCATCCGCTGAAGACCTTCCTTGAGCATGGCATTCTGGCGACCATCAATACCGATGATCCCGCGGTTCAGGGCATTGAACTGGCGCATGAATATCATCATGCCGCACCGGCTGCCGGTCTGAGCGCGGCACAGATCCGTCAGGCGCAGGAGAATGGTCTGACGATTGCCTTCCTCAGCGACGCTGAGAAAGCGGCTATTCGCGCTCGCGTGCAGTAATCCTGAAGCGTAGCGACAAAAAACGGGCCGGATAACCGGCCCGTTTTTATGGTAACGAGGTATAGATCTTTTCGCTGTGGGACCGAGCCTGCGCAGAGACTACGGTCAGATCGGAAAGACGCAAAAGCCGTCATCCGTGACACGCTCGGCCCACGCAATTACGCACCTCATCCCTGAGGTGCGCCCGTACCGGGCCAACGCGTTGCGTTGTTCAAAAACGCTCCCGGCGTTTTTGTCCATAGCGTGGGACGCTTTCCTCTTCTGACCGTAGTCCCTGCGCGCTAAACAGATTTATTGCTGTCTGATTCACGCTACGGGCTTGTTAGCAATCTGACAGGCTGGTACCCAGCCCGTATTGCACCTACAGATTAAACGCGCTTCAGCGACAGCGTCTGGCGTTTCTCGGCGGATTGCAGACCCAGTTCGATCAACTCCATCACCTGAATCGCCTCTTCCGCCGTTACCGGATTATTACCGCGTCCGGCAATCGCATCGCGGATGCCTGCATAGTAAGCAGGATAGTTGCCCGGCTGGGTCAACTGCGTGGTTTCGGTCAGGGAGTCGCCCTCAACCAGCGTCAGTGTGCCGTCGCGCATGTCATAGCCCCAGTCTGCCTGCGGCGGGAAATCACCTGACTTCAGGCGATCTTCCTGCGGATCAAGACCATATTTGACGTAACTGCCGCGCGTGCCGTGGACGGTATAACGCGCAGATTCCGCTGCCACCAGCATGCTGGCGTGCAGCACGACGCGGCGCTGCGGATAGGTCAGCGTGGCGTGGAAGTAGTCGGTGGTCTGCGCACCCGGACGCATTTCGGCCAGATCGACATTGATGGCGACCGGCGGGCCAAACAGCTGCAGCGCCTGGTCCAGCAGATGCGGTCCCAGGTCATACCAGATTCCGCTGCCTGCGCCCTTCATTTCACGCCAGCGATTACGCACTTCCAGACGGAAACGGTCAAAATGCGATTCGAAGTAGCGCACGTCACCCAATGAACCTGCTTCAAGCAGGGATTTCAGCGTCAGAAAGTCACTGTCCCAGCGTCGGTTGTGGAACACCGACAGCAGCAGCCCTTTGGCTTTCGCCAGCGCATCCAGCTCACGTGCCTGTGACAACGTCACGGTAAACGGCTTATCGACCACCACATGTTTACCGGCGTTCAGCGCCGCTTTAGCCAGCGGGAAGTGGGTATCATTAGGGGTAGGAATAACAATCAATTGCAGAGTCGGGTCGTCCAGCAGCGCCTGAGGATCGGCCACCACCTTTACGGCGGGCCAGTCGGCGTGAACTTTGCTGGCGTCGCTACTGGAAATGGCGGCCAGTTCGACGTCCGGCGTTCCCGCAATCAGCGGGGCATGAAACGTTTTACTGGCAAAGCCGTAGCCGATCAGACCAACACGTAATTTATCGCTCATTTGGATTCCTCTCAGAGCCTGTATGGCAGGCTCTTAGTTGATAACCTGATTGATTTAAGACTATTAACCAGGTGAGGACAAGGCGGAATCCCCCGAAAAAACTAGGAGATAGCACTTCGCGCCAGGGGCCAGGCCGTCTGCGCCGCCAGGCTGTCGTGCGCATCCTGATTGCGACGGCGGAAGTCGCTGGGACTGACGCCAACACGCTTGCGGAATACCCGTGAGAAGTAGAGCTGGTCATCGTAACCCACTTCACGCCCTACCGAGGCGATAGGTTCCTGGGTAGTCTGCAGCAGCAGTTTAGCGCGGATAACGCGCTGATCTTCACGCCAGCGTAGCAAATTCACACCCATCTGCTCGCGGAACAGGTGCGCCAGCCGCGACGGTGAAAGACAGACGTGACGTGCCACCTCTTCAATCTTCACCTCGCTGGCGAGATGGTTGGTCACATACTGGCAGGCTTCAATCACGCGCGGATCGCGGATTAGCTGATGGCTGCGCGGATCTTCTTCAACGGCGCGCAGC
Encoded here:
- a CDS encoding oxidoreductase, whose translation is MSDKLRVGLIGYGFASKTFHAPLIAGTPDVELAAISSSDASKVHADWPAVKVVADPQALLDDPTLQLIVIPTPNDTHFPLAKAALNAGKHVVVDKPFTVTLSQARELDALAKAKGLLLSVFHNRRWDSDFLTLKSLLEAGSLGDVRYFESHFDRFRLEVRNRWREMKGAGSGIWYDLGPHLLDQALQLFGPPVAINVDLAEMRPGAQTTDYFHATLTYPQRRVVLHASMLVAAESARYTVHGTRGSYVKYGLDPQEDRLKSGDFPPQADWGYDMRDGTLTLVEGDSLTETTQLTQPGNYPAYYAGIRDAIAGRGNNPVTAEEAIQVMELIELGLQSAEKRQTLSLKRV